In Sedimentibacter sp. MB31-C6, one genomic interval encodes:
- a CDS encoding carbon-nitrogen hydrolase family protein, which translates to MKFNIALLQMMVYDDKIKNINNAVKIIKKASEEGAKMAILPEMFCCPYDNSYFREYGEEEGGIAYSALRKAAKDNEIYIVGGSIPELEGDMVYNTSYVFNPHGEQIGKHRKMHLFDIDVKGGQYFKESDALASGKDVTVFETEFCKVGLAICYDIRFPELSRLMVADGAKVIIVPGAFNMTTGPAHWELLFRGRALDNQVFTVGVAPARNYNSTYHSYGNSIVVSPWGNILNRMNEKEGYIIQELDLDYITKIRNELPLMNHIRNDVYSLSKFDSEK; encoded by the coding sequence ATGAAGTTTAATATAGCTCTTTTGCAAATGATGGTATATGATGATAAAATTAAAAATATAAATAATGCAGTAAAAATAATTAAAAAGGCATCCGAAGAAGGTGCCAAGATGGCAATACTACCTGAAATGTTTTGTTGTCCCTATGATAATTCTTATTTTAGAGAGTATGGTGAGGAAGAAGGAGGAATTGCTTATAGTGCTTTAAGAAAAGCTGCAAAAGATAATGAAATATATATAGTTGGAGGTTCCATTCCAGAATTAGAAGGAGATATGGTATATAACACATCATATGTATTCAATCCTCATGGTGAACAAATAGGTAAACATAGAAAGATGCATTTATTTGATATTGATGTTAAAGGAGGACAGTACTTTAAAGAATCAGATGCTCTTGCTTCAGGAAAGGATGTTACAGTATTTGAAACTGAATTTTGTAAAGTTGGTCTAGCCATTTGTTATGATATTAGATTTCCCGAACTAAGTAGATTGATGGTTGCTGATGGAGCGAAAGTAATTATTGTTCCAGGTGCATTTAATATGACAACTGGACCAGCTCACTGGGAGCTACTTTTTAGAGGTAGGGCTCTTGATAATCAAGTATTTACTGTTGGAGTTGCTCCAGCGAGGAATTACAATTCAACATATCATTCATATGGCAATTCTATTGTAGTATCACCTTGGGGAAATATATTAAATCGAATGAATGAAAAGGAAGGATATATCATACAGGAATTAGATTTAGATTATATTACAAAAATTAGAAATGAACTTCCATTAATGAATCATATTAGAAATGATGTATATTCATTAAGTAAATTTGACAGTGAAAAGTAG
- a CDS encoding sensor histidine kinase translates to MNKMQIIIFELLINLFESYLMIDFISKFNGYRYNKIKRNILFVFAILILFVEVSIANYIESFIEIPSYVALIVMIIYSIIALEGKFIEKLMSCITFNVVVILINSFSLFIFSMIFNVSVDNMITTFGIYRIVSLVASKILLFYVSRIILKLKINKYKYDKIHSTSWILTTLLPLLTIFVMVTITETEVLNNDMRINVYLFLSIVGLILINIIFYYLFVKLGQEYEISTENELLKRNLMLQNKHSWEIKELYNEIQAMRHDMRNQIICILSYIQDENYEKGVQYINSIIKDINNTKKFIFTKNDMFNAIVNNKLSEANSNGIKTSYIINYELDNFMEERDINILFGNLLDNAIEACDKLKGDKEISLLIDKKRDYILIKVKNTIDKSVLKDNPNLLTTKFNKSNHGMGLKSIKKIIKKYDGIINYYEKDNMFSCNILLLEEKVTKSYN, encoded by the coding sequence ATGAATAAGATGCAAATAATTATATTTGAACTACTAATTAATTTATTTGAGTCATATTTGATGATTGATTTTATTTCAAAATTTAATGGTTATAGATATAATAAAATAAAAAGAAACATACTTTTTGTTTTTGCGATTTTAATATTGTTTGTAGAAGTATCGATAGCAAATTATATTGAATCGTTTATAGAAATACCAAGTTATGTAGCTTTAATTGTAATGATTATATATAGCATTATAGCTCTTGAAGGAAAATTCATTGAAAAGTTAATGAGTTGTATTACCTTTAACGTTGTTGTGATTCTAATTAACAGTTTTTCTTTATTTATATTTAGTATGATTTTTAATGTAAGTGTTGATAATATGATAACTACTTTTGGAATATATAGAATTGTTAGTTTAGTAGCATCTAAAATATTATTATTTTATGTATCTAGAATAATATTGAAATTAAAAATCAATAAATACAAATATGATAAAATTCATTCAACTTCATGGATATTAACAACTCTTCTTCCATTACTTACGATATTTGTAATGGTTACTATTACTGAAACAGAGGTTTTGAATAATGATATGAGAATTAATGTTTATTTATTCTTATCAATAGTAGGATTAATACTCATTAATATTATTTTTTATTATTTGTTTGTTAAGTTAGGTCAAGAGTATGAAATATCAACAGAAAATGAACTTTTAAAACGAAATCTTATGTTACAAAACAAACATAGTTGGGAAATAAAGGAACTTTACAATGAAATTCAGGCTATGCGACATGATATGAGAAATCAAATTATTTGTATTCTCTCTTATATTCAAGATGAAAATTATGAAAAAGGAGTGCAATATATTAATAGTATAATAAAGGATATAAATAATACAAAAAAATTTATATTTACAAAAAATGATATGTTTAATGCTATAGTAAATAACAAATTATCTGAAGCTAATTCAAATGGAATTAAAACAAGCTATATAATTAATTATGAGTTAGATAATTTCATGGAAGAAAGAGACATAAATATTTTATTTGGAAATTTGTTGGATAATGCAATAGAAGCATGCGATAAATTAAAAGGCGATAAAGAAATAAGTTTATTAATCGATAAAAAAAGAGATTATATATTAATTAAAGTTAAAAATACAATAGATAAATCAGTGTTAAAAGATAACCCTAATCTTTTAACAACGAAGTTTAATAAGTCCAATCATGGAATGGGATTAAAGAGTATTAAAAAAATAATAAAAAAATATGACGGAATAATAAATTACTATGAGAAGGATAATATGTTCTCCTGTAACATATTATTACTAGAAGAAAAAGTAACCAAAAGTTATAATTAG
- a CDS encoding LytR/AlgR family response regulator transcription factor yields the protein MSYFRIGICDDEEIILDKLYQLIRNKFEKINCDFDINKFNNAKSLINSHSKDDYDIVFLDIDMPKINGIEVAQNIRISSPNTIIIFVTGKDELVYESFKVQPFRFILKSKLVEELTEAIIEAHKLLEKNTYKIHIKIDNKPYEIDVNSILYIESSRNYIIINTVSNKQYKYKDSINQKERELEEYGFIRTHLGYLVNQRYIQRISNENVIIKNNQKIPISRSRIQYVQQKLIEYLR from the coding sequence ATGAGCTACTTTAGAATTGGTATTTGTGATGATGAAGAAATAATATTGGACAAGTTATATCAGTTAATAAGGAATAAATTTGAGAAAATTAATTGTGATTTTGACATAAATAAATTTAATAATGCAAAATCTCTTATTAATTCTCATTCAAAGGATGATTATGACATTGTTTTTTTAGATATTGATATGCCTAAAATAAATGGTATAGAAGTAGCTCAAAATATAAGGATAAGTAGTCCAAATACAATAATTATCTTTGTAACAGGTAAGGATGAACTTGTTTACGAGTCTTTTAAGGTTCAGCCATTTAGATTTATATTGAAATCTAAATTAGTTGAAGAACTTACAGAAGCTATTATAGAAGCACATAAATTATTAGAAAAAAATACATATAAAATACATATTAAAATTGATAATAAACCGTATGAGATTGATGTTAATAGTATTTTGTATATAGAAAGCAGTAGAAACTATATAATTATAAATACAGTGAGTAACAAACAATATAAATACAAAGATAGTATCAATCAAAAGGAAAGGGAACTAGAGGAATATGGGTTTATAAGAACTCATTTAGGATATCTAGTAAATCAAAGATATATTCAAAGGATAAGTAACGAAAATGTAATAATTAAAAACAATCAAAAAATACCTATAAGCAGGTCTCGCATACAATATGTACAACAAAAGCTCATAGAATATCTAAGGTGA
- a CDS encoding cyclic lactone autoinducer peptide, protein MNNMKKTVLGMIAKQVKKTASSAAGSTSFWGLHQPKEPECLRSNK, encoded by the coding sequence ATGAATAATATGAAAAAAACTGTACTTGGAATGATAGCAAAACAGGTTAAGAAAACAGCTAGTTCGGCAGCAGGTTCTACATCATTCTGGGGATTGCATCAGCCAAAAGAGCCAGAATGTCTAAGAAGTAATAAGTAA
- a CDS encoding accessory gene regulator ArgB-like protein, with product MINYLTNNITEYFCSNNIITDDEKDIYIYGLQLIISSVVGIILIISLGFILNNIINSILFLITFISIRMYSGGYHANSYIKCNVSLVIIYLLSIVVISIIPYNYISIMYISMIILTIYIIIKYSPVDNKNKKLTNNQKKRNKKVTLILLFTFYLIGIATYKINSQIFYTIIVTMFFVAALIIKKIIEEGGVTNE from the coding sequence ATGATTAATTATTTAACAAATAATATAACTGAATATTTTTGTTCAAATAATATTATTACAGACGATGAAAAAGATATATATATTTATGGATTGCAATTAATTATATCATCAGTTGTAGGAATAATATTAATAATTTCTTTAGGTTTTATTTTAAATAATATTATAAATTCTATATTGTTTTTAATTACCTTTATATCTATAAGGATGTATTCAGGAGGATATCATGCAAATTCATATATTAAATGCAATGTATCTTTAGTAATTATATATTTATTATCAATAGTAGTAATATCAATTATACCATATAACTATATTTCAATAATGTATATAAGTATGATAATTTTAACTATATATATTATTATAAAATATTCTCCAGTTGATAATAAAAATAAAAAATTAACAAATAATCAGAAAAAGAGAAATAAGAAGGTAACACTTATACTATTATTTACATTTTATTTAATTGGAATAGCTACATATAAAATAAATAGTCAGATTTTTTATACAATTATAGTTACCATGTTTTTTGTGGCAGCTTTAATTATAAAAAAAATAATAGAAGAAGGAGGTGTAACTAATGAATAA